The segment GGCAGTGGGTTTTGGTGGTAATGGTACCAAAATTGACAGCCTCGAGACCCTGGTAACCTGCACTtccattaataattaaaaacaataatgggacataatacacattttatttcaacagtATTGGGGAGTAATTGATAAAGTAGTTTATCTAAATAAATGTTGTATCCAGTGATCAAGATAAGTATACTGAGTACACACAGCTGTCACTAATGAAATAACCACATATTTTAAGACTTGCTGTTGGTTAAAAGCTGCATTTGAGCTGATTTGATTTTCTTCATGCTAGAGAGGTGGTTTGAATCCAGTTCAAACCTTCCTGCCTCCTTCCACAACAGTTCAACAAACCTATAAACAAATTATGGGCCACTGTACCAAATATTACAGGAAACCATCCACACAGGGAGCGAGAGAGGTGGGGTGTTAATACgacaaaaaaaaatacccaTGACTCACCTCAGGAGGCTGTGGGTGGGGGATGTTACAGAACCCTCAGCACCCCTACTTTCTACAACTCCACGGGAGAGCGTCATCACAGTGTTGAATCTTTTCTATCACTACACCATCTGTTGAatgctgctctcctctgtaaTCTGGGTatggagtgagtgagtgagagtttGTCCAGAACACCCAAACATCCAGCACTGTCAGCCATATTAATGAGCTCTGGAGACCATCACACAGGtgaacaaacatacaaacaatcCTGGTTTACCACTGGTACTCTTCCCCAAAATTAAGGGGTGAAAACGATGTTCCGTGCTTATgctcaaagagaaaaaaaaaacaaagaaatttcaaaatgtttcagaTGAATGCATTTAAATGCCATAATGAATCCACACTTAAACACTGTGTCCGGCCCTGTGACATTGAGCTTAGTCACATCTTCATATTCAACACTCCAGACCAGTGTGCTGAGGTCTCTACCtgtgacttgtgtgtgtttacgtgtgtgGTAAGCACAGGGGGAGCCTGGGAAACTGTGATAAGTCTGAGACTGACCGGGTTGTGCatcatgctgcagcattgtGGAGACGCTGGCAACGGATCAAAGAAGAGTTGCATTGCTTCAGctccactctcactctcacacacacacacacacacagacagatatacACTAAGACAGGAGGATCACGTACACCCAATAAGCATGTGTACTGAGACTCCagagcacatacacatgcatggCTAAACAGTGGCTCTGCTGCACATCGTGGCGTTGTTTGAAGCAGGCAAACTATATTAGATTTATGCCCTAATAAGCAATTTTTGGTCGTCCGTCTCTGTGTTCCCAAAGCCAAGTGGGATGGGttagggtgggggtggggggtggggtgttaGCTAGCGAGTGTAAGTCATCCATAAAATGCAGAGTTCCCACATTTCCACGTTCGCGTTAGTGAAAGTGGGACAGCATCGGAAAGGCGAGTGAGTCACACGACACTTGACAAAATCTATTTGATGCTTGTTAAGAAATGGACCTGTCAGCATCTGGAGCATCAcgccgctcctcctcctctgtgtggcTGATGAGGATTGAGAGAGGAAAGCCAATGACTTACACggtgacattttaaacaagaaCTTGtgtgacagacaaagaaagacgTGCCTTGCTCAACGGCCGTGACGCCTCGCTGCCTGTTTTCATGATTGTCTCCCCTCCTTGCTTCAAAGCCTGGGTTGAATTAgtttgcagcagcagcggcgTGAACACTTGACAGTGACTGGAAAAGCTGCTATTGTTGCCCCAGCAAATAATGCATCCTGgaagcgtgtgtgtttgtggcatgGTGAACacctctctcactgtgtgtgagagagtctGACTAAGCACCTGTTTGGTAATTTAGTGTGACAGAGGGCCGGGCTCTCGTAGGAGGGAAGCAATTATTTCTGTTAAAGCCCTTCAATCACAGAGACGTAAAGCCTGGCTGGTTTGGTTAAGAGCAGTGTGAATGGGCAGTGGCACATAGGTGActtacacagtgtgtgtgtgtgtgtatttggtatGGGTGAGCGGTGGGGGATTGTGTCTTTGGTACTGAGGTGTCCCTGCAGACAGTGGGCCCGCCTTATGTAGCGACACAGTGCAAGGAACAGCAGGTCTCTGCTGTGAGATAAACAGGCTTCGTCTGCTGTTAGAGGGAATCattcacactgaaaatacaaGTAGGTTGAATGATTTATGTGCCATCCTTGTTGTTTTATGAAGCACTTTGCCAATGTCTCAATGCGATGTGTCTTTTTTTAGGAGTTTAGAGAGAGGGTAGACAGtggagctgcagacagaggtTACACTGACTCAGAAgtttctgtaaaatgtaaaacacaatcCATCATTTTGTGGGATAAGAATGCAATTGCTACCTCTGCATCGTTGTTAATATGAATAGATAGATTTACAAAATGAGACAGAATAAAGCAAAATAGCACAGGAGTCAACTTGCAGTAATGGCCGATAACAGCACAGTAGTATGGGTTGTATCATTTCCACTGTTCCACACCACCAGGAACAGCCTTGTTTGATGGTGGTGTAAAAGGCTGGCTGTCATAGACACACCAGGAATGCCGTTGAGGTCAGTGGCAGCAAGCAAGGAGAACGGGGGGAAGCAGCAATTTGACACTGCTGTCTGAGTTTAATATGGCTCACAGTGTGATAATGGCGACTACAGAAACCATGCCAGGAAACATCTCAAGAGCTTATTTTACTGGTATCTGAACCCATTCAATCGAGCATGTCTTCATCAGCAGTAAACAATGACCTCCAGTCAAAAATGAGTTTTGCTCATTGCGATGgatgtttgagcttcactgGGTAGAGTTGAATGATGTATGTACAGAATTTGACTGTTGGCTGTTTTACATTCATCAGCTGAAGGTagaaaaatgtgtctgtctACGTCTTAGAGCAACATCAGCAGCAAAGTTTGATTATCTAGTCAGAGCCAATAATGTTTATCATAACCATTTCCTGTACTGTACATGGACGTGTCGTTACAGTTGGTGTGTAACAGCAGAATGAAGGGTGTAATGTGGGTTTTTGGAAGACACAACACACTTTAACACTAGTCCTATGTGAGAAGAGAGTTTTTTCGTTGTAAAAGTGAAGTACATCAGCAGAATGTGTAGCTTGTCTATCAGTCACACACTCCTGTCAGGCTCTTGGAAGTGGTCAAAATGATTTTCTCTGGCTGGTAGCATTTttcaaactgtctttttttctctttttgagcTCCTCGTCTTATGTAACAGCAGTAATTCCAGGCTGACAGATAATTCAGGAAAAACGTTGGGAGATGCTTTTGACTCGGTTTTAGCCGCCATcaatttattttcctctatGGCAGCAAAACAGACGGCTCTGTGAACGGGCTGGGATGCATTCAGTCGGAAaaagtgtgtgcagtgtgttgtcCAACCACATCGGAAATCAAGTTTTTACAGTTGGTCTGAACAGTCACGCTTGAAGGTGGTGTAAAAAGCTGGCTGTCATGGAGAGGGGGAGGACGTAATATTGTTTAAGTAAAGGTAAGTAAAGTCTTTCTGTGAAGACACTCATAGTGTTGCACACGACTGATGGACCTCAGTGGTGGAAATTAAGCAGATCATAATATAGTTCATGATATCAGCAAATATTGCTTGTGGTGGGGCATCTCATTGTTTATAATTATCTCCACCTCACTcttaacatctttttttttttcttcacaggagTCTACACCTTTGGCCTCTTCACGGTTGACATCTTTGTCAACGCAGGCCAGGTAGTGACAGGTAACCTCGCCCCCTACTTCCTGACGGTCTGTAAGCCAAACTACACGGCACTGGGCTGCCAGCAGGCGCTGCGCTACATCAGCCACCAAGAGGCCTGCACGGGGAACCAGGATGACATCCTGCGGGCCCGTAAAACCTTCCCATCCAAGGAGGCCGCACTCAGTGTTTACGCTGCGCTCTACCTGGCTGTGAGTTACTCATTTACTGCTCTTCTCATAAACACTGTGGTTCAGACTAAAATAATACTTATTCATGATGgtttgtaaaaagaaaaaaacaaaccatcattttcagttatttgaaTTTATCACATATATTTATTGAAACTGTGCTGCTGTTCACAGTTGAAGGCAGTACATttacaaaacttttttaaagGATAGTggaaaatgttgaactattcctttaaactgCCTGCCAGAATGAGTAactaaaagaagagaaaatgtttaaatgaaggTTGCATGaataagaaaatgaacaaaatcacAGCTTTAAAGGAGTGAGTAAGGTTTATACGCTGTAGGTGCTGAGCTCCGCTCAGATAATGGCTTGAGGGCTAAGTAAAAAGATCCCATGTTGAAGTAATTCTATTTTCTAGTTATTGGATGGCTGCCGAATCAGATTATACAGGAAGTCAGACGAAGTTAGCATTTTCCAGTCCCAGCTTTCACTCCCAAATGTCTCTTTTCTGTGAGCTTTAGAATCCAAGTGATATATTTATGCAAATCATATTCAGCCCAAACTGCTTTTGCACGCAGAATGTTGCAACATCAGTTTAAAAGCAGCTGGTTCAGCTGTTGACCCACCAGCTTTAGATACAGTTATTCAgtcagaggaagaagacagactCCCAGGACAGCTCTCAGTTTCTATCcagttttcactttattttcagCAAGAGTTGCTTGCTATCAGAATCTGCTAAAATAAGTAGTGGCTAAAAGAAGTTTGGTGGAGTCGATGTGTGATTGGTAGAAAAACCAACCGTGACCTTGACCTATAAAGCTTGGTGATTTCACACTTTGTTGAAGCTGTGATCACCAAAAAGAGGTAAGATTGCCAGGCACAGACTTGGGAGAGGCAAATATTCAGACACTAGAAACCAGTTACTTCAGCATCAGCCACAGTAAAGATGCAGAGTATGCAAGCAGTAGTTTCATCAAGCAGAGTAGCCTGGACGTACGACGGATCAGTCTGTGCTGTGGAGAGTATTTGAAAAATATCATCTACATAGGTGGAAGTTCACCACTCACACTTTACTTGGGTATTTCTATGCTACTTTACAATTTCACTGTAATATGTTTCAGTGGGAAATGTATGGAGGAAAATAATGTAATTCAGAGTAACTGACTCTCTCATCTGGACCTCTAATCAATGAATTCTTAATTTAACTACTAAATTTATAGCActgaaatatttgacttttaatTTTCCACGTTGAATTTTTCAGTTGTTAATTTCAATTTAGCAATTTCACAAGCTTAccaatatttttcttttctctgggTTTACAAATCCACGCTCCAAATCCATGACCAATATTCAAAAAATATGgtcaaattatttaaattaagcAAGCTCAAACCCACTTGTTCATATTGGCTTGGTCAAATTCAGACCTTAGAAATGCAAACAAACCTGAACTGATTTGGGCTTGATTGCTGGCAGGTCTGTGGGGCTGCACTGTGGCACTGCAGTGACTTTAATTCAGATGTCAGAATGCTAATGTGCTCACAATAACAATGTTGACACagtgatgtttagcaggtttaTATACAGCGTTCACCATTTtagcttagcatgttagcatgctaacatttgataAATCATTCTAAACACTAAGTACAGGCAGAGACTGATGTTGACCTGATGTCAGTTCATTTATTCAACAAATTTCATGACCATCAATccaataattgttgagatataCCTTTTTATTCTTCTCACAGTGCAGTCATTATTTTTACAACCATAAGCGCCCCCTTGTTAGGATTTAAAAGCTTTGGACTTGGATTGATGTTGTGGTATTTATGGTTTGACATAAATAGCCTATTTTCCAcctccattttctctgtcttaAGATTACGTTCTCGAACTGTGAATTCGGCTGTGTATTTTGTAATATACATAGTTACCAGTATTATGTGTCACAATGATTTAAAATCGAAGAAAACTTTCAGTTGAACAGTGAAATGCATCAATCCAGGGACAGGGATTCAGCCTTCACAGACATTCACAAACCCTAATTGGATGTTCTGAGGTTAGTGAAATAGACCTGGATTCTTTGCTTAAGCATTCTCTTCTTTTAACCACCTCAAGTCAAAGTCTTCATTATCTATTATCTGAGCACTGTGCTGTTCCATTGCATGCCTTAGCGTGCGCGACCTAGCATCTAATCTCTGTGATGTCTAATGAGATTATTGAATTTAACTCACCGATTAATTTCTCACTTGATTGTCTCATGTAATACAAAAGGGAATCGGGGCTGGAGTTATAGATCGCAGATAATGTCAGGGCGACAGAGACACATCCCAGAATTCGTCTGAGGGAGTGGCTGTCTCTCCTCACAGTTATCAGATTTAAGCATGGCTGGAGGAATCTGTTTAAGAGTATTGCATTTGTGAGGAGCTGTTGCAGGCCATCACTTTCCTGAATAAGGACTGATTATATTACAGATTCCTACAGGTAACCATTGATATGAATGTAACAGATGGTATTAGTTTTCCTTCCAAGCCTTTGGATTCGTGACTTTCAAAAAGACGCACATTGATAtttagaaacacacaaaaaaatacatatatgttaGGTGAGCTGGCTGCCATACCCACTCTCACTTCCTGTGTAATCAAAACAAGTTACAGTGACAAGTCTCACAGGAAGACAGAGCTTTGAAAGTATCTCCAAATAGGTCATTCTGCATCGGCTTTTTTTACCCAAAACTCATAAGGAAGCTTAGCAGGCTTAGATGGGTCATTGAAACGATAAATTATGccaatgcaaacacacactatgAATAGatgcaaatgcaaacacacgTGTGACAATATTGTGTTATTATTCCCTTGTCTTAACCATATTAATgtgctttgttttaaaagaGTTGAATCTTGTTTTTGTAGTGTAGTAAGGAGTGCAATAGCTATTTAGACTGGACAT is part of the Lates calcarifer isolate ASB-BC8 unplaced genomic scaffold, TLL_Latcal_v3 _unitig_4810_quiver_2585, whole genome shotgun sequence genome and harbors:
- the LOC108902344 gene encoding phospholipid phosphatase-related protein type 5, which codes for TITETVLFLVQYTSKEFDRSEKTVATGDCCYLNPLVRRTFRFLGVYTFGLFTVDIFVNAGQVVTGNLAPYFLTVCKPNYTALGCQQALRYISHQEACTGNQDDILRARKTFPSKEAALSVYAALYLA